One genomic region from Croceicoccus sp. YJ47 encodes:
- the rmuC gene encoding DNA recombination protein RmuC → MEPIAILIVILALLAGLAAGYFLGSRPVAEWRSRHGETETKLRETEDAYRRAISELATMSDRAERAAELERRLGESEQALSGARAELAGVRSEHGERSRALNDLRGELQGLREKLEEQARARNAAENALARHESEASEREKALEQRFADREENFAREMKRLVEAEDKLQAKFNEIGEKMLTGVQGRFFEKAKTDLDALNKESLAALEKKVAPVGETLERYRKRVEEIEKNNASGFDQLKGVIGEMRAGQERVLEGANRITTTLRGATKARGDWGELQLENLLESCGLYDKADFNFQVSVAGDTGQLRPDAVINIPGGRRLVVDVKNVFNTYARANEAESEEERLELLKAHARELRTHIDELSAKRYQDHVAGSADFVVMFVPGEHVLYSALTQDNHLLNYALQRKIVLSSPLNFMSIALTVATVWRQAGEQADANEIAKLGKELYERLAVVARHLSSLRKGLQSTNQHFDALVGSFDTNLRKTGERFEELSIDTSAKELLDAPPINSIPRRLNNFADSDEAVPTES, encoded by the coding sequence ATGGAACCCATTGCAATCCTGATCGTGATCCTTGCCCTGCTGGCGGGGCTGGCCGCCGGCTATTTCCTCGGGTCGCGGCCCGTCGCCGAATGGCGCAGCCGCCATGGCGAGACGGAGACGAAGCTGCGCGAAACCGAGGACGCCTATCGCAGGGCCATTTCGGAACTCGCCACGATGAGCGACCGCGCAGAGCGCGCCGCCGAACTGGAACGCCGGCTGGGCGAGAGCGAGCAGGCGTTGAGCGGCGCGCGTGCCGAGCTTGCCGGGGTCAGGTCGGAGCATGGCGAACGGTCCCGCGCGCTCAACGACCTGCGCGGCGAGTTGCAGGGCTTGCGCGAAAAGCTGGAAGAGCAGGCCCGTGCCCGCAACGCGGCGGAAAACGCGCTGGCCCGCCATGAAAGCGAGGCAAGCGAACGCGAAAAGGCGCTGGAACAGCGGTTCGCCGACCGGGAGGAGAATTTCGCCCGCGAGATGAAGCGCCTCGTCGAGGCCGAGGACAAGTTGCAGGCCAAGTTCAACGAGATCGGCGAAAAGATGCTGACCGGGGTGCAGGGGCGGTTCTTCGAAAAGGCGAAGACCGACCTCGACGCCCTGAACAAGGAAAGCCTCGCTGCGCTGGAAAAGAAGGTGGCGCCGGTGGGCGAGACCCTGGAACGCTATCGCAAGCGGGTCGAGGAGATTGAGAAGAACAATGCGTCGGGCTTCGACCAGCTCAAGGGTGTGATCGGCGAGATGCGTGCCGGGCAGGAGCGCGTGCTCGAAGGGGCGAATCGCATCACCACCACGCTGCGCGGCGCGACCAAGGCCCGCGGCGACTGGGGCGAACTCCAGCTGGAGAACCTGCTCGAAAGCTGCGGCCTGTATGACAAGGCGGATTTCAATTTTCAGGTCAGCGTGGCAGGCGATACGGGGCAATTGCGTCCCGATGCGGTGATCAACATTCCGGGCGGGCGGCGGCTCGTCGTCGATGTGAAAAATGTGTTCAACACCTACGCCCGCGCGAACGAGGCGGAGAGCGAGGAGGAACGGCTCGAACTGCTCAAGGCGCATGCCCGCGAATTGCGCACCCATATCGATGAGCTTTCGGCCAAGCGGTACCAGGATCACGTCGCCGGTTCGGCCGATTTCGTGGTCATGTTCGTGCCGGGCGAACATGTGCTCTATTCCGCACTGACGCAGGACAATCACCTGTTGAACTACGCGTTACAGCGTAAGATCGTGCTGTCCTCGCCGCTCAATTTCATGTCGATCGCGCTGACCGTGGCAACCGTCTGGCGGCAGGCGGGCGAGCAGGCCGACGCGAACGAGATCGCAAAGCTCGGCAAGGAGCTATACGAACGGCTCGCCGTGGTGGCCCGCCACCTGTCGAGCCTGCGCAAGGGGCTGCAATCCACGAATCAGCATTTCGACGCGCTGGTCGGATCGTTCGACACCAATCTGCGCAAGACCGGCGAACGGTTCGAGGAATTGTCGATCGACACCTCGGCCAAGGAGCTGCTCGACGCGCCGCCGATCAATTCGATCCCCCGCCGGCTGAACAATTTCGCCGACAGCGACGAAGCCGTCCCGACCGAAAGCTGA
- the recR gene encoding recombination mediator RecR has translation MASQEIEALAGALARLPGLGPRSARRAVLWLVKRRETALVDLLNSLTTVRETLVECTVCGNVDTRNPCGICADPRRDASSICVVEDVADLWALDRARLFPGRYHVLGGRLSALDGVRPEDLSIGALLDRVDGDGVDGVRVDEVVLAMNATLEGQTTAHYIAERLEGRPVRVTQLAHGLPVGGELDYLDEGTLAQALRARKPL, from the coding sequence ATGGCATCGCAAGAGATCGAGGCATTGGCCGGCGCGCTCGCCCGGCTGCCGGGGCTGGGCCCGCGTTCGGCGCGGCGGGCGGTTCTGTGGCTGGTGAAACGGCGCGAAACCGCGCTCGTCGATTTGCTGAACAGCCTTACGACGGTGCGCGAAACGCTCGTCGAATGTACGGTCTGCGGGAATGTCGATACGCGCAACCCTTGCGGTATCTGCGCCGATCCGCGCCGCGATGCGTCCAGCATCTGTGTCGTGGAGGATGTCGCCGATCTGTGGGCGCTGGACCGGGCGCGGCTGTTTCCGGGGCGCTATCACGTGCTGGGCGGGCGATTGTCGGCGCTCGACGGGGTGCGGCCGGAGGATCTGTCCATCGGCGCGCTGCTCGACCGCGTGGATGGCGACGGTGTGGACGGCGTGCGGGTGGACGAGGTCGTGCTCGCCATGAATGCCACGCTCGAGGGGCAGACGACCGCGCATTACATTGCCGAGCGGCTGGAGGGGCGGCCCGTGCGCGTGACGCAGCTTGCCCACGGTCTGCCGGTGGGCGGCGAGCTCGACTATCTCGACGAAGGGACGCTGGCGCAGGCGTTGCGGGCGCGCAAGCCGCTTTGA
- a CDS encoding peptide deformylase, whose translation MAIREIIEVPDPLLKQVSTPVEQFDDELRTLVEDMFETMYAAPGIGLAAVQVGVPKRVLVIDLQEPDEDAPAEDCGDHGCGHDHRPVKKNPRVFINPEILDPSEELQTYSEGCLSLPDIYAEVDRPSHIRARWQDLDGTVHEEEMDGLMAICLQHEMDHLEGIVFIDHLSRLKRQMALKKLKKMRMAA comes from the coding sequence ATGGCTATCCGAGAAATCATCGAAGTTCCCGATCCGCTGCTCAAGCAGGTGTCCACCCCCGTCGAACAGTTCGACGATGAATTGCGCACATTGGTCGAGGACATGTTCGAAACCATGTATGCCGCCCCCGGCATCGGCCTTGCCGCGGTGCAGGTCGGCGTGCCGAAACGCGTGCTCGTCATCGATCTTCAGGAACCGGACGAGGATGCGCCGGCGGAGGATTGCGGCGATCACGGATGCGGCCACGATCATCGCCCGGTGAAGAAGAACCCGCGCGTGTTCATCAACCCCGAAATCCTCGACCCGTCGGAGGAGTTGCAGACCTATTCCGAAGGCTGCCTCTCGCTCCCCGACATCTATGCCGAGGTGGATCGCCCTTCGCACATCCGCGCCCGGTGGCAGGATCTCGACGGCACGGTGCACGAGGAGGAGATGGACGGTCTGATGGCAATCTGTCTGCAGCACGAGATGGACCATCTCGAAGGGATCGTGTTCATCGACCACCTGTCGCGGCTGAAACGGCAGATGGCTTTGAAAAAGCTGAAAAAGATGCGCATGGCGGCCTGA
- a CDS encoding four-helix bundle copper-binding protein, with translation MSIQKMISEHPAVGDDYNDSLGLAVKHALYCAAICNSCADACVAEEGDMARCIRLCSDCSDICTATYRVASRRTDENRAIIRDMLALCIKACETCAEQCESHDDAHCRRCAEMCRECARDCKAALDDLRKEAA, from the coding sequence ATGTCGATTCAGAAGATGATTTCCGAACACCCCGCCGTCGGCGACGATTACAACGACAGCCTCGGCCTCGCGGTGAAACACGCATTGTATTGCGCCGCGATCTGCAACAGCTGCGCCGATGCGTGCGTGGCGGAGGAGGGCGACATGGCGCGCTGCATCCGCCTGTGCAGCGATTGCAGCGACATCTGCACCGCGACCTACCGCGTCGCCAGCCGCCGGACCGACGAAAACCGCGCCATCATCCGCGACATGCTCGCCCTGTGCATCAAGGCCTGCGAAACCTGCGCGGAGCAGTGCGAGAGCCATGACGATGCGCATTGCCGCCGCTGTGCCGAGATGTGCCGCGAATGCGCACGCGATTGCAAGGCCGCGCTCGACGACCTGCGCAAGGAAGCCGCATAA